AGCTAATGCAATGGCCAGATGAGCTTCCGTCACCGTGTCCATGGCCGCACTGGAGATTGGCACATTCAATCGAACGTGGCGACTAAACCATGTAGTCACCTCGGTCTCTGCCGGTAATACGTCGCTTTTAGCCGGCAGTAACAAGACATCGTCAAAGGTCAACGCTTCGGGAAAGATCGCATCCGGCATAAGGCTCGCCCTCGAACTCAGTATTCACTAAGCTGGAAGTCTAAGCCACGCTGGTGAGATCAGTCAAGCACAGCACTCATGCGCACGTCGTTTCAGAGACGGCGACCGAAAGTATGACAATAGAGAGTGGGCTTGTGCTTGCGAAACGTCATAACGCTTCAGCTACACCACACCACTTGCATTGCCACAATCACGATGGTCGGCTACGCTCCCTGCAACACCGCTTGCATTGTCACAATCACGATGGTCGGTTACCATAATCAGGCAGCGTGATTCAGAGAAGGAGTAAACTTATGAGCCTACGTCAGCAAATTGATCAGGACCTCGTCCAGGCGATGAAAGCCAAAGATGAAGTCCGACTCAACACTCTACGAATGATCAAAACGGCACTGAAGAATCGTCAGGTTGATGTGCAACACGAGTTGAGTGATGCCGAAGTTATCCAGGTGATGAAAACACTGATTAAGCAGCGGCAAGATTCTGTTGAACAATACCAGCAAGCCGGACGTAGTGACTTGGCCGAACATGAACAAGCCGAGATTCGCATCATTGAACACTATTTGCCACCCATGCTGAGCCAGGCTGAGCTGGAGCGCGTCGTGGATGAAACGATTCGGGAGGTGGGAGCTGCTTCGCTGAAAGACATGGGGCAAGTGATGAAGGCGGTCATGGGAAAATTAGCGACGGCAATGGTGGACGGCAAAATGGTCAATCAAATGGTGCGCTCAAAACTCACTGCGCTGGAGGAATGAACAATGTGGACATTGATTAAACTCGTCGCTGTGGCGCTCAACATCATTGCGATTGCCGATGTCATATCAAAATACAAAGACATTGGCACGCGTGTTGTTCTCATCGTGATGATCTTAGCGTTCCCAATTGTGGGCGCGGCCGTGTATCTACTCATCTTTCGACCCAAAGAGGCTTAGCCACCACGTGCGCGGTGCGCGTCGGCAACATGCGTTCCAGAGGATGATCTTGGGGCGTTGAGAGTCGGTGCGTATTTGCTCACGGTGCGGGCAAACACGTTGGCACCAACTTCATGGAGTATCACGCCGTCAGGGCGTGAACCCAACGGCCTGTTGCTTGGTGAGGCCATCACCGCACCAGGCTGGTCAGTCCAACAGCTTGTTGGTTGAGGCATCGCCATGGCCAACGAGAAGCCCACCGGGAGTGCCTTCACGTTGCTTGTTCGGCGACCTGTTACTCCTGTGGTCTCTGCGTTGAACCGGATGTTACGGATGGTGGTTCATCGAGCAATTCTGCCGGCGGTGGTTCATCGGGCGTTTCTGCCGGTGGTTGCGGCTGCGGTTCATGAGCCGGCCTTGGCGAGAGTCCCAATCGGCTCAACACGTGAGCCGTCGGCCTTCCCGTCACAGGCAGGTTCTCCGCCTGCTGAAAAGCTTTCATGGCCTCAATGGTCGCCTGGTCGTAGACGCCGGTCGCTTCCGCGAGAAATCCGCGTTCGATCAATGCGCGCTGTATCTCCAAGACTCGATCAGTAGGCATCTGCGAGCCAGGCCGAAGTGGTTGATACCGAGCCAGACTCCGCCGCACACGGCCGCGACGCGCTTGATACCGGTTCATGCGCTTTCGGCTCACTGCCGCGGAGCGACGGC
This portion of the Blastocatellia bacterium genome encodes:
- a CDS encoding GatB/YqeY domain-containing protein, whose product is MSLRQQIDQDLVQAMKAKDEVRLNTLRMIKTALKNRQVDVQHELSDAEVIQVMKTLIKQRQDSVEQYQQAGRSDLAEHEQAEIRIIEHYLPPMLSQAELERVVDETIREVGAASLKDMGQVMKAVMGKLATAMVDGKMVNQMVRSKLTALEE
- a CDS encoding PLDc N-terminal domain-containing protein — translated: MWTLIKLVAVALNIIAIADVISKYKDIGTRVVLIVMILAFPIVGAAVYLLIFRPKEA
- a CDS encoding peptidoglycan-binding protein, which encodes MKKRQQIIGACLVVVGVVAVDVLTSVGGWLSSVSDQSSPHEVFAQRRGNKKRQAVARRGRSGKRQSVRRGRSQRSVTAQSRRSRRSAAVSRKRMNRYQARRGRVRRSLARYQPLRPGSQMPTDRVLEIQRALIERGFLAEATGVYDQATIEAMKAFQQAENLPVTGRPTAHVLSRLGLSPRPAHEPQPQPPAETPDEPPPAELLDEPPSVTSGSTQRPQE